The genomic interval ataatatattattacaGTATCATATTATTATatttagttatatatatatatatattaccaaTCATATTATATTCTTTTTAATCATATTCCTTTGTCTAACATTAGAACGTAGCTTCACGTCAGATAAAAGCAGAGTAAACAAGAATTGTGTGTAGTTCCTTCAGTAAGCTATTGCTATTAGGACATATCTTCAACCTCAGATGAAGCCACAACAATTCAcagattttaggtttttttaaacatcttagGCAGTTCCTTCAATAGATGGAGTGCCCATGAACCAAGGTGACAACAAGCAGGCGCAAAGtctactgtttctttttttgtcatcATGCATTTCCCAGTAAAACACTACGAATATCATTTCTGTCCTGTCCTGGCTCTGGTTGCCCATAGTCTAGTTTATCCAGTCAAGCGATGTGtgaattcattttagaaaagccTCATCCAGGGTCCATGAAAATCACTGGAGAGAATCCTACTAATATTGGCAGGTTTGACCGAAGTACCAGCTGCTGGAGGGTAGCGGCGTCTGTCACAGCTTTATGTGAAAATCTGCCTATCAGCACTGCACTGCTGAACAATGCAGGAAGTCCTATGCTAAATGTGGCAAATCCTACGTGAATGAGGCAAAttcctgctgcagcccagcagttAGATCAGGGCTGGCTTCCCCTCAGAACGAACCGGCAATTTGCacgctgaaattatttttaacaagttGAGGCTTTAATTCTTTTCACTTGGAAAAGAGTATCATATACATTATATGCTTATTCACTAAGGACTACACCTTCTTCCCAGACCCCGTCCCACACAGTGGACTTGTTGCTGCAGAACTCTGTGTGGTCTGGAAACCTCATCTGGTCTTCACCGTGCCAATACTGCAAAGTAAAAATGGAACGGTTCTGAAACTCTATTGCAGTAGCTGCTTTGGCAGTATTTAATGAGAAAGAAGTGGAGGATTCCTGTAACAGGAAGCCTTTGGCTCTCTCTCTTACTCCTGCTTTTCCCAAATTTCCGTTTAAGGAAGAAATCCACAACAAAATGCATTCTAAAATACTCCCCATATAGCATCTTCCTTACAAGAATCATATTCATgatctgctctgtgctgtgcagtaATTCTGTCATGATTTACTGGCTTCTGCACAGAATTCTTAGGAAAATCTGTCACTATGACTGGCTTCTTCCATGCTTTGCTCatacagcaaggaaaagaaacatatttttgaaaagatATATTAAGTAAAAGTATATCCTAATAGATATAGGGGAAAGATGGTTACCAAAACAAATCAGGACTCAACCAAATAAATTTCCCAGGCTATTCATGAAAGGAGCTTAGGGAGATTTTCACATACAGCGCTAGCATCAGGTGAGATTTGAAATTCACTACTTTTCAAAATTACAACAGAGAGTGAATAAAAACCCATGTGGAACTTGCACTATTCTATATAATTACTCTACAAGTCCTGTTTAGACTGTAAGACAGTACTGATACCTGAACTGATTGTTCTCTCGTTCCAGATGTATCCTTGGTTTCAAACTGGTCCTCAGCTTTCCTTTGCTTCACAAGATAGGTTTTATCTTGTATTTTTGGATTCTCCTAAAAGATatgtttataaaatgttaatttcaatTACTACATAAGTGTACTAGCTTTAAAGACTGTGATTATGTTTGAGCTTTGTTACCTGGAGTACGCCTGCTCTGAATCTGAGTTCTTTTAGATCACAGTGGTATTCTTTCCGAATCTTTTCTAATTGTTTCAGGTAATTCTATGAAACAACAGCAAAGCAGACCATGTTTGTATTAGGAATATATACAGGAATAACATtagttaaacaaaaatattctatGGATATACAACGGtgtatatatataagaaaaaaaggatCGGTGTGCTTTACTGCCAATTTTTAAAGATTGTTTGACACTTCCCGTTACAGGACACTTTTACTCTCATTTTTACTATTCTTTCAGATTAGCCCTTTTGAAATTTTCCAGACTATCATTGTGCATCTTCTGTAGAATTATATCCAAAACAGTTGATTCTAAGAATAGCCTATGGACTGGCTAAGTAAGAAGTCTAAGGTTGGGATGTGAAACTCAAGGACTAGGAATTAGAATGGGTTAAgtaagtaagaggaaaaaaaaatacaaattatttattcTACAGTAACCTCctctgcaaaatgaaacaaaaccctgTAATCTTTTCATGGAGAAGCTTCATCATCCCTATGCTTTGAAGCAAAAATGTCAAATTTGGCCAGAAGATAACTTTCGCATTAAGGACCTCTCTTTTACTGTTTCTATGCAAGTCTATCCAAATTTGTCCATATTACAAGTTTCTGTAAAATCTCACTTTTAAACAGCAACAGTCTTTTAAGAATCTGCATATGATAAGTATGTTCTTACTTCCAAGTCTGACCTTTAGgtaaaaattaatatattcatATTTAGTTGGACAATATATTCCTATAAATTAAGTATATAAAGATCAATTGTATTTACATGCGTTTATATAAGAAAGAAGTATCAGTTTGTTTTCTCAGTCctataaaaggagaaaaaggttaTTGTGTCTTTATAGAATATACATAATCTCCAAAAGTTGTAATATACCAGGGAAGCAGTATGTGTCACATACTACTATATTACATTCTAAATGTCACGGTATGAAGACAAATGTATGATTTCTGAATAATGAATATGCATACATAAATAATGCAAGTATCAATATTTTCTCTGATTTGTAAATGTGAGGATCTATTGTCCTCCGATATTAGTTTGCTCAAGGATGTAACTCCGCTGATCTCAGCAGAAATGAGATCAAAGTCAAGGCCATGGTTCTTGACATGATTATGGAAGTCAGACTTGTGTCAAGTCTTTACCAGTCTATGAAAGATGGAACCACATGAAAACAGCTCATATTTTCCTTGTCATCAGATGGAAAAGAATCACTCCTCACATCAAAAACACCATTGTCAAGGAGTGTAATAAAACAGCTTTAGGCAGCtaagaaagatatttcttttacctgttctttcatttcatcccttCTAGCTACATCCTGCTGATCGCTTTTGAGATgctcttcctttattttctgctgctgtgtttggtCATGATATGAGTCAGCAGAGGATGGCCGCAATCCCTATTGATACACAAATAATTCACACAACAAAGGAATTTTCATTTAGAATCCTTTTCTTCAGTGTTCTTTCAATTCACTCTCTCTGTTCCATTGAAGAGTGCAATAAGGCAAGTGtatattttttgaggaaaaaacttATAGTAGGATTTCACATTACTGTACCtttatatcagaaaataaagCCTCACGAGGAGCATTGCAGAGCAAATCAACAGATTTACTAGAGCAGAACTTTCTACTTGTTAATCTTACAATCTGCTATTAGAAAGACATGAGTTCatcttttgaaatttctttccctttttttacagattttattCAATGAATTAGTATTTATTTACCAACTGCTTTTCCACTTTAATCTTGTACTGCTGGGCTTCAAAACGCCTTTGAAGATAATCTGCACGCCTGAGAGAAGAAAGTAATGTTCATATACCacattttatttcacagattCTACTATATTCTGTACATACACTTCGCTATCAGTTTTACCACATAACGCGAACTGAGCTCTCTTTGTATTAAGTGAAAGGTGTAAATATGaagcaacaataaaataaaaaagagaaaacatattcACTTTGTGTATTCCACTTCCTATTACTTCAGTTGCATAAGCCTTCTGCAGCAAAGTGCTTTTCTACCTTTTATTTGATAAGTGGTATGTGGCAGCGTCAGTCAAAACAAAGTTGTTCAGATCCTCAAAACGAGTGACAATTGTGAGAATGGAGGTGGCATATTCAACaataacttttttgtttctcctctgtgCTTAACTCACTCCATCTAACTTGGTATTTATGTATTTGGTTTTTTAACCTTTACCTCTTTTTTGGTATAAAATAATCCGCAGTTGCTTGTAAGCTTCctgatttctatttatttcacttCATTCCCTCAGAATCCACTTGTGCCTCAGAAAGCCAAAATGAACTGAGCTTGTCCTTAAATAAGACACTGTAAACTCAGCTCAGACAAGATGTTCTAAATGTGATGATCCTTAACTGAAACATTCCAAATCATGGAGTGAAAATTAATGATCTAGCCAACCTTAATGGAAGGTTCCCAAAGTAGGCAGGATTATAAATTCCTCACTTATCTTTCTCAAGGTCTGTAAAGCGCACCCACTTCTAAAATGGCCAGTCATGGAATGCCCAGGCAAtgtcaaaagtgaaaaaaaatggcTCTACCCCTGCTTTGTGAGAGAAAGGCTGTGAAGTACACAAACTGCTGGATAAAGGGTCTCTTATCTGAAACCAAAACAGAagctcagcaggaaaaaaaaaaattgtgtggcCTGCCTCCCAGTCTGTTCCCTCAATTGGAGAACTTCTTTTTGCTCTTTAGATCTTTCTGATCCCagtggggaggaaaggcagtgACACTTACATAAAAAACTTGTCAAAGACCAACCAGAGAAGGAATCATTACTGATGTCCATGTCCATACTGCTACATGATCGGCAATGTGATAAATCAAAACGCATATAACAATTCACTACTAATACAGTGATAAAGACTTACCAGTTGGGTGGTGGGGACGAAGGTACAACTTGTCCCTTCAGTTTATAGTATTCCTCAACTCTTTGGCTGATGTGAGAAAGGTCATAGTGTGCATTAGCTTTCCTTTGCAAGTTGTCAAGCTTATCATAGTAATGACCATAATGCCCATGTACTCTAATACTTTCTGGCCTTTCTGCCATCTTAAATCTGGAGCTCTGTGGCTAAAAATATAGGAAAGgatgttaatcttttctcttCCATATCAGTATCATTTTGAGGTAActtcctgtccctctcctcatTCTCAGCTGCATGATAATGTAGGCCATCTACATTATACCTAGTGCAAGTTCTCCAAATGCTTTCACATCTAACCCAGAAACCTCCTAGCTTCCTGGGGCCTATGCAATGCAGGATTGTACACTGCAGTTACAGTAGACCAGCTGACAGCAGGGATCTTTAGAGTTCCCAGAATCCTATGTCTCCCCCTATTCCATCATCCTTTCATTAAGCAACAGCCCATATTTTTGTGTGAGTCAGTCAGCACGGGGCTTTGTACCCTGTAACTTACTTCCCCTAGAGCTACTACTAAGGCCACTAGCCACATTGCTCCGAATCCCAAGGCACTGAATTGATTGCGGGAGAGTCTTATTTTGACATGTGAGAGCAAGGGGATCCTGGGATGTAGTTCTGGGCAGTATACATATTGACCACAGCTTTTAGGGGAGCACTGGGCTAGTTCATGCCACCATCTCTTTGATTATGTGCCTGGGGAACTGgggaagcttgctttcttttctcaaagTCCTTACTGTATTTCTACTCTGTGACAAGACTGTCTTTTCTACATCTTATAAAAACAATGGAGAGAAGGAGACCATCTAGCTGCTGCTACATGATACAAAAAAGTATGGTAAGACATCCATGAACTTTTCCATGGTGGGAGACTAAAATGCACCAGATAGATACTGTATTAGAAGAATGATGAATTTTACTTACTTTActtacataaattaaaaataatctgaacaTCCCTTCCTTAGACAGTAAATATGTTTCCTATTCCTCCTTGTTTATCTTATTAGAAACACTGGAAATAGACTCATCTACCTATGGTGTAGTCCAAATCACAGCAAATTAATATAAGTTAATATCTATATTAGAAGAAAATTTTCCTCTGCCAACGATGTTCCTGAGGAAGAGGTAACTCTAAAAAGGGTACATCTTGTCCCTCTTTGAAAGATGTTTTGAGAGCATGGTATCCAGAAGCATGATCATCCCAATCAACAGAGAAAGCAAGGCTACCTAACTAAACATAAGGGGACTGTGAACTAATTCAGGGTTATGACGCTGCAAGTAACCTCAAAACCCTGCAAACTGGTTGTTTTGTTTGGATGCTTAAAGAATGTGGGAATCTGCCCAGTGTTAATAATGTCTGTCTGGTAGATTAAAACATTATGGacaaaattctgcttttcattatTGCAGCgcacagcagaaggaaacaaTCAGTACCTCTGGATTTGCATTGGATATGCACCAAAGTAACTATAAGAAAAATTAAGTCCTATATTCTGTATAGGGCGGGGGTAGTATAAGCGATTGCTTGAGGGCTGCAGTTCTGGGAACTCTAAAGATCCCTGCTATCAGCTGGTCTGCTGTAACTGCAATTTATAATTACTGCTGGGAGCTCCCACCTCCTACatttgctttgctctgtgttCACTAGCACCCAAGGCAGTACTACACGCTCTTGAAGATAAAGATGCAGGTATGAGGTGATGTCTGGTAAGAAGCTGGAGATGGCACAGAGCTGAAATCCAGCTTGAGGGAAGAAGTAGATGGACAATGAGTGAGGGACACAGATGATCTGAGGATCTGAGGCTGTCTGCTGCAGGATGTGGTCCCAGTTGGTTGTAATAGTATCTCAAACAGGGGCACTGGGTGCCGGTGGTTTTGCCCATGAAATGGGCTCTCAAGTGGGCTGATGTAAGAGGATCAGGGTATTTGCTTTTATAGCAAAAATGGAATAGACTCAGTTTATTTGTCTTTCagcaaatgtaaatgtaaaacatGCCTGACTCCTTCTGTTACAAAGGACTATACTGAAGGAGCCTAAACTCGGTGTTTCCCAGTTAGGCCTTTTTAAATAGCTCTTCTAAGGCTTTAAGAGTGCTTAACTGTCTTCACAGACTTGGTATAGGGCATTAAGCTGAAGTTAGTCCACCTTAATGAGACCTTTGAAAGAGTCTTTGTTAAGACCAGGAATTTTCCTTCTGAAGATGATTAAATCTTAGGAGAAAGTGGAGTTCATGTAAGTTTTCTGTGCACGGTACCTGAAAAATAGGCTGTTGCCCTCTTGAAGGATGTTTCCAttcatttctttgaaataatTCCTGTTTCTTGACAGGTACCACCATCCCACATTCTGGAGGAACTTGGCCCTGGGCTCTCATTTTTTGAAGCTTATGTGCTTTTTAATgacaaaagattaaaaagttaTCATCTACTGGGCTTTCTATGTGATTAGTTGCAAACCACAGTAAGATGCATACCCCTAACACTGACAGGCTGGGCTTTTTGCCTCCTTATGTCATTTCACCAccatcatcatcaccaccacaCTTCACACTTCTTACGCATCCTGCTTTTCATTCTTAGAATTACatgtttttgaaaacattaacatttGTCAAGCTAACGTGAAGTGGATCTTATTCATTAATTTTACAAAGAAGTACACTGAATCAAAGGGAGACTTCTATAAACTAAAATGTTGATTTGATGCTAGCACCAAGAACAGAAATCAGAAGGTCTGTTTCTTAAGCTCAGAAGAAGAGAGTAACACAATATACCATTCCAGTTTGGTCCAAATCAGTATTTTATAAAGActtaaactgaaataaagaaaaccGGTGTATTTGTTAAGATTAAGTAGTTTTTAAGTGAGTTTTAGGTTCTTTCTGAGTAATGACTGTTATCCACCACAGAGTATCATGTCTGAGACACAAAATGTATGAAAATTATGAGTatagatatttttaataatgcaTAAGTGACTTAGGTGTTCAGGTGCCTCTGTCAAAATTGCATTACATCTGAAGGCACATAAATCTCATTGAAATTCATTTGCAGAATAACGTGGGCTCCTACACTACTGaagagcttttgaaaaagaaaagctcgCCATGCCTGTAAGTACACTCGCCATGCCTGTACACTTAAgtaagtgttttattttcacagatctgtttaaactgttttcatattttcaaagaaaaaatttgaagACTAATTATGATGCACTGAAGATGGCAGAATTAGGAAAAGATCACACTGCCAGAACCATGTCAGACATCCAGCAGTTGATACAGAGATGCTATTTACTGTCATCCATGTTTTCTAAGAATGTATATACACAATCTGATCTACCAATGAAAACTAAATCCAAATGCAGTTCATTGTCTCTCACAATTTATTCTAAGTGATActattttgtaaaatacatttctattattttgtaaaatattgtgaaaaaaatgcaagattttttcatttttgcatgttCCATGGCAAAATGAAGTAAGGATGTTTGTCATGTGATGGAGACCTGAACTACATCTAGACCAAAGTCTCTCAGTGTTGTAAATTCTATTCTTAAAAGAATTAAGGTTAATGTTTCAGCACTTTCCTACAGTAGCTTTTCTGACTGAACTGCGGTAATGATTCGGTCTTAAAGCTGTCTTTCCCTGAGCAGGACAGTGATGCACTGTCTGGGATCAAAGTTTTTGCTGTTGCAGTTCTCACCTCTGTTTATTTGCAACTTTGTGTGAAGCTCTCGTGTAAAAATGTGCATTAAAGACTGCTGGATAGAGTTACAGTCATCATCGTGAGCATGCTTATTTTGATTGCAGACAGAACAAATGTTAGTGTAGAACTGATGTTAATTAATATTACCATTACCTTGTGTCAACTTTTCTCCAAACTGTAATGCTGAAGGCCTTCTTCTGTGTATCACAGTGTGACTGAATTCTTCCTGTATTATCTATAAGCAAAAAAGTACCCAATAGAATTGTTTATGCTACTTTGATAAGTATTTTTCCCTCAGcaagcagcagcacaaagcacTCACCTCAGGGGGCAAATGTCTGACAATGAGCTTCTCCAAGAAGGGCTTCCTTAAAATAGAATTGATAGATGGTCGATCTCTTggagatattttaaataactggGAAATTAGTATTCTCAGGTCATATGAATAGTTGGGAGACACTGGCTGAAAATGTCCTCTGCAGATCTTCAACACCAGCTGGTGCAGACTATTGCCTTCAAACTCAATGAAAATAGTAAAAAGATGACAGTAAGTACTGCTAGTTGATAAATGACAGGCTAGACACCCAACTTATAATCAATGTGGCAGACACCTGATGAAAAACAGTACTGCTGACAGTAGCCCTGTGCTATGGAAATCTCTTCACAAATCTTTTCTCACTATCCGTAATATGCTGGTTTTGAGCAACTTCTTTAAAGGGAAAATTAATACAACCGCTCTGATTGTGTTTCCTGGTTACTTTCTCCTTGTTTCAGCTGCACAAATCAGCAGATCAAATAAATTTGGTATGTGGAAGAGTTTTGTTCAAACTCTGCTGTCACACAGTGACACAGAAGCAATTTTTCCAGAGTGAAAGGTGATTTACCTTGCCAAAAACTGTACAACAGAGAGACCTGTATTCATACTATCTTACCAGTGTTCTCCTTCAAAACCTCAGTCGACAACTTAAACCTTTGTGTTCCATGTTCTCTCAGGAAACATGGCACAATTTGATTTTAACAATTGATGCCACTGAATCAGCCACACTGAGCTCATCAGTTaaccttttcctctctgttcagCAGATCTCATAGCAGGTTAGCATCTTTCCAGTTTTAGGGCCTGAGACAGGCAAAACTAATTTTGAAAGCAACATCTTCCTATaacaaacattttatttactCATATGTTTTGAAGGTGTGTAACCAAAATTTGCCTTACTCACACTTCTTTTCCTGCCTACATCAGCATCTGGTTGCTGACTTCAAATTCAAAACTAAGCAATATGAAATAAAACGGCTAATATTCATAGGAAGTAATATTAATGTTTTCCCTGTGAAATCTGGAATTTTCCTCAGCAGTATCTCCCTGCTCTTCATTCAGCACAACTGCTCTCCCTATTGGTGCTGCTCTGCCATCTCCCTCATCCAGGCCAGGAACAGTTCGCCTTTTGCTGGGCCCAGGAATCTGATCCTTTTCCTGTTGTAGTCTCTGCTGTATTCCCTTTTCCACCAAATACTCACACGCTAAGACCATCAGGCAGAGATGAGGCTAAGGACAACCTTCCTTCCCAAAGATGCTGCCTGTTATCTTCTGGCACAAATGTggttccaaataaaataaaacctttagGAAAATGCTTCTGGGGACTTGAAATGCTTTCTGCATCTATACTTTCTGCAGTAAGTATAGATGGgtgttttcaaacagaaatgaGTAAGTGCCTGAAGACTAACCTTGAGGTTTCGCTTTAGTTCTTTCCACTGCCcacctgcctttttaaaaatattaaagaataaaCTCTGGCAGTCGTGCTTTAATTACCAATAAGTAAACTGAAAGTAATTCCAGCAGCTAGCTATGAATGCTGTTATCACCAGAATTTTTTAAGGCTTCCCACtaccttttttaataaaatgatattGATCTGATTCTAAGGTACTTACAGGATGCTTTAGTGCACATAGTTCATAGAGCACACAGCCAAGAGACCAAATATCTCTGtgaataaaaggaataaaaatttcagGGGGAAAGGCTGTAATATTTGCATACATGTAACCAGTACCTCTTCTCAGCTCTTCGAGTTACTATAATTTCATCAAAGATTAATATTGATGGGAATTTCAATTTTTGATACAATGTAGTGAAAAGAACAACATAAAATTTCTGTTTTGGTTGTGGCACCAATGTTTCTATGGTACCTAACTAAGTACTTCTGTTACTACTGGAAAAGGCATGTACCAAAAGGAAATGCCTGCTTAGTATTCCTAGAAGGATGAAGGGCAAAGTGATTGCTGGCTGACTTGATAGTTAAGGAGCTAGCAAGAGAGTAAAGTTGCATGGCTAGCATCTTATTGCTGAGATGCCAGGCTCCAGGAGCATTTTGTATTGAACACATCCCCCACAGAGAAGGGGGCCTAGCTCCATAAGCTCCTGACTTTTCAGTGCGTTTCATCTGAAATTTTGTGTAAGTAAGTCTGAGTGAGCCTTTACAATTCTCAGACCTATTTATCTTCTCTGCAGGTAGCTATTGCAAAGTATGTTCTAGAATAGTCAGCCTAGTAGCTTTCTTTCTAGTGTATTTTTATACATCGTAAATGAGCCTGTCAAAAATTCACAAATTTGGAACTAAAAAGATCCATACTTTTATTGGTTACTGCATGTTGGAAACAGTGAAAGAATGTTAGTATTTGATGCAGAACcaaataaagcaaaggaaaaaatatattttccattttaggtCATTACTAAAAAGCAGTATGAAAACAGAGTGAGATTAACTTTAGGTAAGtataaataattttagaaaaataaaaatacaattatgTTAAGCCTGTGGATAAACCACAGCAACTTCATGGTTTTCATGGCTACACTCTGGAAACTGTCAGTCAAAACACAGCCAACAGTGTTGTACACTATAAAATAGTTGTATACAATTGTTGTACACATTTCTTGTACACAATAcaataagaataaaaaagcttTCATAAAGGGTGCTGCATGTGAAATCCGTGATGCCCTGCAGAAATACCATGAGATTACTAAAATAAGTTCTCTCACACCTGCATACACTCATGCACAAGCATATGAAGAAAAGACAGAGACTTACGTTTTATTGTTATACGGTTGATTTTCACAGATTTCAGGTGACAGATAATAGGGGGTTCCTACACAGGTGCAGGCAAGCTCCATAGTGCTAATGAAACACAATCAACAAAAAGGCCCATACATTGAAAAAGCAACTGCGATGAAGGCCTCTCTGCAGTCAGGTGAAAAGCCCGTGGGGGATATTACTTCTGTTCTCGAAAAAGTTCAATAACAGCCTAATGGAACACCCTAGAGAAAAACTGAAGTACCCCCTTAGTTTTGTGTAAAAACAACCAACAATTTTAGTAATGGAGAGCATTGGTGCTTCAACAGAAAGCACAGGAATTCTCTTTTGCCCTCCTTTCCACAAGCATTATAATCAACATTTTCAAGGCATGATTATCATTAACATAGATTTTT from Struthio camelus isolate bStrCam1 chromosome 1, bStrCam1.hap1, whole genome shotgun sequence carries:
- the NEK5 gene encoding serine/threonine-protein kinase Nek5 isoform X2, with amino-acid sequence MELACTCVGTPYYLSPEICENQPYNNKTDIWSLGCVLYELCALKHPFEGNSLHQLVLKICRGHFQPVSPNYSYDLRILISQLFKISPRDRPSINSILRKPFLEKLIVRHLPPEIIQEEFSHTVIHRRRPSALQFGEKLTQAHKLQKMRAQGQVPPECGMVVPVKKQELFQRNEWKHPSRGQQPIFQPQSSRFKMAERPESIRVHGHYGHYYDKLDNLQRKANAHYDLSHISQRVEEYYKLKGQVVPSSPPPNWRADYLQRRFEAQQYKIKVEKQLGLRPSSADSYHDQTQQQKIKEEHLKSDQQDVARRDEMKEQNYLKQLEKIRKEYHCDLKELRFRAGVLQENPKIQDKTYLVKQRKAEDQFETKDTSGTREQSVQDIEENFKQVRLQDLQDQKVLEKKRNTKGGIKFEINLDIRVPEEVSIQEAEVLDKLSKTLTVVAGETLKEKLVEVYEDHTDRGLEELAGYRTESSDVGDIKENRKHWQVRAPQTLLNILADANGTSVCPTMAENELADQVILPEDTLENRKEWKKTAPGTLLNILAKTELSDDSFIQPEEEREGRLTLLPPKENTEDDSETYSAVDVDEGRLEPRSDDDDTNFEDSEDELRHGLKGSLEKVVTSSADRTIESPVPSVTKGQTDEEKMSSPSKLLIKSGEVSGNNPGPFSVDTHTGKSKQEAAAT